From the genome of Vicia villosa cultivar HV-30 ecotype Madison, WI linkage group LG2, Vvil1.0, whole genome shotgun sequence, one region includes:
- the LOC131651163 gene encoding uncharacterized protein LOC131651163, with protein MRSKEDKDVVLRKGPYTIFRQPMFLQEWRPYFSLDKDAIRVMPLWVIFPQLPLAFWGESSIGKVARAIGRPIMTDECTAKKLRITYARLLIEVDITAELKEAIYIRDPQGNRMRQQVEYEWKPAFCRKCKRVGHDCEKLSNKKAPVTQKWVQKHPADGEIVNSKPKTTDEGSVQNKAEDDWKIVASNSRNATIKGKAVRIETVGNTEELIGCSNGFDILGMEDGKMVDAT; from the coding sequence ATGAGGTCGAAAGAAGACAAGGATGTGGTGCTAAGGAAAGGACCTTATACCATCTTTAGGCAGCCAATGTTCCTGCAGGAATGGAGACCTTACTTTTCATTGGATAAAGATGCTATTAGAGTTATGCCATTATGGGTTATTTTCCCCCAATTACCACTTGCATTCTGGGGTGAGAGTAGTATTGGTAAAGTGGCACGCGCTATAGGTAGACCAATTATGACTGATGAGTGCACTGCGAAGAAATTACGCATCACATATGCTCGTTTACTCATTGAAGTTGACATCACTGCAGAGCTTAAAGAAGCCATCTATATTCGAGATCCTCAAGGAAATAGGATGCGACAACAAGTTGAATACGAGTGGAAGCCGGCTTTCTGTAGGAAATGCAAAAGGGTTGGACATGATTGTGAGAAACTGAGTAATAAGAAGGCCCCTGTGACACAAAAGTGGGTTCAGAAACACCCTGCAGATGGAGAAATTGTCAATAGCAAGCCTAAGACAACAGATGAAGGTAGTGTACAGAATAAAGCTGAGGACGATTGGAAAATAGTTGCCTCTAATAGTAGGAATGCTACAATTAAAGGTAAAGCTGTCAGAATTGAAACAGTTGGGAACACTGAAGAGTTAATTGGCTGCAGCAACGGTTTTGACATCCTTGGGATGGAGGATGGCAAAATGGTGGATGCTACATGA
- the LOC131648045 gene encoding MYB-like transcription factor ETC3 isoform X1 — translation MANMEQTSKEVPADSSIADQSNSNSSSITQVNSMTEFSQDEEALIIRMYKLLGDRWPLIAGRIPGRTAEDIKNYWTSRYAFTSQSSE, via the exons ATGGCCAACATGGAACAAACCTCTAAGGAAGTTCCTGCTGATTCTTCCATAG CAGATCAATCCAATTCCAATTCCAGTAGTATTACTCAAGTAAATTCCATGACTGAATTTTCCCAAGACGAGGAAGCTCTTATCATCAGGATGTATAAACTACTAGGAGATAG GTGGCCATTAATTGCTGGAAGAATTCCTGGACGAACAGCTGAAGATATAAAGAATTACTGGACTTCAAGATACGCTTTCACTAGCCAATCAAGTGAATAA
- the LOC131648045 gene encoding MYB-like transcription factor ETC3 isoform X2, giving the protein MANMEQTSKEVPADSSIDQSNSNSSSITQVNSMTEFSQDEEALIIRMYKLLGDRWPLIAGRIPGRTAEDIKNYWTSRYAFTSQSSE; this is encoded by the exons ATGGCCAACATGGAACAAACCTCTAAGGAAGTTCCTGCTGATTCTTCCATAG ATCAATCCAATTCCAATTCCAGTAGTATTACTCAAGTAAATTCCATGACTGAATTTTCCCAAGACGAGGAAGCTCTTATCATCAGGATGTATAAACTACTAGGAGATAG GTGGCCATTAATTGCTGGAAGAATTCCTGGACGAACAGCTGAAGATATAAAGAATTACTGGACTTCAAGATACGCTTTCACTAGCCAATCAAGTGAATAA
- the LOC131651162 gene encoding uncharacterized protein LOC131651162 produces the protein MILTWNVRELNKKERHLEIKAHLKRLQVPCMALLETKVKENNAARIRQTFGNDWDWIDNYDYHPNGRIWVMWKHKELKVKIQTKGDQFIHCELSDNYGHKLCLITFIYAHNQLMERKKLWKEIKDLANNVHDQWIVMGDFNNVLNSTNQIGGNPVHGAEFEYLEAMMMEAQLYEHDTRDILHAHISDHSPLRVSFHGHQGRRYHIQPRFRFINSVVEHSDFLDVVQETKVWTDKIITATDVEEKLLLQKAKATWIKLGDTNNSYFHAIVKGRQKQNKIMHLMDHGGNILTEQQGMEQEILRSGPQLKDDSKKTLHQPFIEKEVWNALTGIGDNKSPGLDGFIVKKIKSAWGKIYAAINCALVTLIPKTPTANSMKEIRPIACCITVYKILSKILTSRLSKVISEVIDSSQSAFIPGRNIHDNILMAYELLRGYNRKHISPRCAIQMDIQKAYDTVEWNALETIMKELNFPVKFIGWIMECVSTVSYRYSINGHVTDLLKAKRGLRQGDPLSPLLFVLVMEYLHRFFATLQHEPNFKFHPRCKKLCLTNICFADDLILFTRGDSLSVSTMMRTFKEFSLATGLKAHPAKCKLYFGGVHHVVQQEIKEGTGFQI, from the exons ATGATCCTTACATGGAATGTAAGAGAGCTTAATAAAAAGGAAAGGCATCTTGAGATTAAAGCCCATCTCAAGAGGTTACAAGTGCCTTGTATGGCATTATTAGAAACTAAAGTCAAAGAGAATAATGCTGCAAGAATAAGACAGACTTTTGGGAATGATTGGGATTGGATTGACAACTATGACTATCATCCAAATGGGAGGATTTGGGTGATGTGGAAGCATAAGGAGCTCAAAGTGAAAATACAAACAAAAGGTGATCAGTTTATCCACTGTGAATTGAGTGATAACTATGGCCACAAACTTTGTTTAATCACCTTTATTTATGCTCACAATCAACTCATGGAAAGGAAGAAATTGTGGAAGGAAATAAAGGACTTGGCTAACAATGTTCATGATCAATGGATTGTTATGGGGGATTTCAATAATGTCCTAAATAGTACAAATCAGATTGGTGGTAATCCTGTCCATGGTGCTGAATTTGAATATTTGGAAGCTATGATGATGGAGGCCCAACTTTATGAACATGATACTCGAG ACATTTTACATGCTCACATTTCTGACCATAGTCCCTTGAGAGTGAGTTTTCATGGCCACCAAGGGAGGAGGTATCACATTCAGCCTAGGTTTCGATTTATTAACAGTGTGGTTGAACACTCAGATTTCTTGGACGTGGTTCAG GAAACAAAAGTGTGGACTGATAAAATTATTACTGCCACTGATGTGGAAGAGAAACTATTGTTGCAGAAAGCTAAGGCTACTTGGATAAAGCTAGGGGATACTAATAATAGCTATTTCCATGCTATTGTTAAGGGGAGACAAAAACAGAACAAAATTATGCATTTAATGGATCATGGGGGAAATATTCTCACTGAACAACAAGGCATGGAGCAAGAG ATTTTAAGGAGTGGACCACAACTGAAAGATGATAGTAAAAAGACTCTGCATCAGCCTTTTATTGAAAAGGAAGTGTGGAATGCTTTAACTGGTATTGGTGATAATAAATCTCCAGGCCTTGATGGGTtcattgtaaaaaaaattaagagtgcCTGGGGCAAGATCTATGCAGCTATCAATTGTGCATTGGTAACATTAATTCCTAAAACTCCTACTGCTAACAGTATGAAGGAGATACGACCAATCGCCTGCTGCATCACGGTATACAAAATCCTTTCCAAGATCCTCACAAGCAGGTTGAGTAAAGTAATATCTGAGGTTATTGATTCGAGCCAGTCAGCTTTTATCCCTGGTAGAAATATTCATGATAATATTTTAATGGCATATGAACTTCTTCGTGGATACAACCGTAAGCATATTTCTCCTCGTTGTGCTATCCAAATGGATATCCAAAAGGCGTATGATACGGTCGAGTGGAATGCATTGGAAACTATAATGAAGGAGTTGAACTTCCCTGTCAAGTTCATTGGTTGGATAATGGAATGTGTCAGTACGGTCTCCTATAGATACTCGATCAATGGCCATGTTACAGATTTACTTAAAGCGAAACGAGGCCTCAGGCAGGGAGATCCACTCTCTCCACTGCTTTTTGTGTTGGTGATGGAATACCTACATAGATTTTTTGCCACACTGCAACATGAACCGAACTTCAAATTTCACCCCCGATGTAAGAAATTATGTCTAACTAATATTTGTTTTGCAGATGACTTAATTTTGTTCACTAGAGGAGATTCATTATCAGTTAGCACAATGATGAGAACATTCAAAGAATTTTCCTTAGCCACTGGCCTTAAAGCCCACCCTGCCAAATGCAAGCTCTATTTTGGTGGAGTGCATCATGTTGTGCAACAGGAGATTAAGGAAGGGACTGGATTTCAGATTTGA
- the LOC131648044 gene encoding uncharacterized protein LOC131648044, with protein sequence MVSETTLMRDAIGSFVAWPSELIIIGDETAPTKPAIKGKGILQEEESVASLKEASARESQQVTQVVRSVPPKGPPKQAAKKGGAFFPRYRTTLGTLVDMSDLKEGALRQINMEEGIFGVEFISHIAIDDLEEIFTQEQLGVANMHSYIR encoded by the exons atggtctcagagacaacattgatgcgagatgcaatagggtcatttgttgcatggccctcggagctcattatcattggtgatgag actgctcctacaaaacccgcaattaagggcaaagggattttacaggaggaggagtctgttgcatcactaaaagag gcatctgctcgggagtcacaacaagtgacacaggtcgttcgtagcgtaccgcctaagggtcctccgaagcaagcggcaaaaaaaggtggtgctttttttcctcgataccggacgacgctcggaacacttgttgatatgtccgatttgaaggaaggtgctctccgtcaaatcaatatggaggaaggtatctttggtgttgaattcatttcacatattgcaatagatgacttggaagagatttttacgcaagaacaactaggcgtcgctaatatgcactcgtacatccggtaa
- the LOC131648048 gene encoding histone H2A.1-like, with amino-acid sequence MDASTKVKKGAGGRKGGGPRKKSVTRSVRAGLQFPVGRIGRFLKKGRYAQRVGTGAPVYLAAVLEYLAAEVLELAGNAARDNKKKSISPRHLLLAIRNDEELGKLLAGVTIAHGGVLPNINPVLLPKRTEKTAASTPKSPSKAKKSPKKA; translated from the exons atggaCGCAAGCACGAAGGTGAAGAAAGGAGCAGGAGGAAGGAAAGGAGGAGGACCAAGGAAGAAGTCCGTCACAAGATCCGTCAGAGCCGGACTTCAGTTCCCCGTCGGAAGAATCGGCCGTTTCTTGAAGAAAGGTAGATACGCTCAGCGTGTTGGTACCGGTGCTCCTGTTTACCTAGCTGCCGTTCTTGAGTATCTCGCCGCTGAG GTTCTTGAGTTGGCTGGAAATGCAGCACGTGATAACAAGAAGAAGAGTATTAGTCCAAGGCATTTGTTGTTGGCTATTAGGAATGATGAGGAGCTTGGAAAGTTGCTTGCTGGTGTCACTATTGCTCATGGTGGTGTTCTTCCTAACATTAACCCTGTGCTTTTGCCTAAGAGGACTGAAAAGACTGCTGCTAGTACTCCCAAGTCTCCATCTAAGGCCAAGAAATCCCCAAAGAAAGCTTAG